In a single window of the Mesorhizobium shangrilense genome:
- the fdhD gene encoding formate dehydrogenase accessory sulfurtransferase FdhD, with product MAHFVRTPLTPAPRLARRTSGTSVADRMVPEETPIALSYAGTTHAVMMATPADFEDFALGFSLTEGIVSSPDEIEAVEVTDQGPGIDIQIRLKDQANTRFEARRRRLAGPVGCGLCGIESIEEAMRSVEAVGESRVTLSPAEIAQAVRLLAKQQPLHAQTGAVHAAGFYLPGKGIVAAREDVGRHNALDKLAGALARAGIAGASGAVVVTSRVSVEIVQKTAAIGASLIVAVSAPTALAIRTAEAAGMTLVALVRGDEFDVFTHKDRVSDGAERHVA from the coding sequence TTGGCGCACTTCGTCCGCACTCCCCTCACCCCCGCCCCCCGCCTCGCGCGCCGGACGTCCGGCACGTCGGTCGCCGACCGCATGGTGCCCGAGGAAACACCGATCGCCCTCTCCTATGCCGGCACCACCCACGCGGTGATGATGGCGACGCCTGCCGATTTCGAGGATTTTGCCCTGGGCTTCTCGCTCACCGAGGGCATCGTCTCCTCGCCGGACGAGATCGAGGCCGTCGAGGTCACCGACCAAGGCCCCGGGATCGACATCCAGATCCGCCTGAAGGACCAGGCGAATACGCGCTTCGAGGCGCGTCGCAGGCGGCTCGCAGGGCCTGTCGGCTGCGGCCTTTGCGGCATCGAGTCGATCGAGGAGGCGATGCGCAGCGTCGAAGCTGTCGGCGAGTCTCGGGTCACGCTCAGCCCCGCCGAGATCGCGCAAGCCGTCAGGCTTCTGGCGAAGCAGCAGCCGCTGCACGCGCAGACCGGCGCGGTACACGCCGCCGGCTTCTACCTGCCTGGCAAAGGCATCGTCGCGGCGCGCGAGGACGTCGGGCGGCACAATGCGCTCGACAAGCTGGCCGGTGCGCTGGCGCGCGCGGGCATCGCCGGCGCGAGCGGCGCAGTGGTGGTGACCAGCCGCGTTTCCGTCGAAATAGTGCAGAAGACCGCCGCAATCGGCGCGTCATTGATCGTCGCCGTCTCCGCACCCACGGCGCTTGCGATCCGTACGGCAGAGGCCGCCGGGATGACGCTGGTGGCGCTGGTGCGCGGCGACGAGTTCGACGTCTTCACCCACAAGGATCGCGTTTCCGACGGAGCCGAACGACATGTCGCATGA
- a CDS encoding LysR family transcriptional regulator, whose translation MIDKLEFFIALARAQHFRRAADDLGITQPTLSAAIKQLEDQLGVLLVKRGSRFQGLTPEGEQVLAWARRITGDARTMREEMRAARRGLAGRIRIAAIPTALAMIPKLTTPFREKHPGVTFSILSRTSIEVLSLLGNFDADVGITYLDNEPLGRVVSVPLYSERYQLITAAGNEYSDHKTVTWAEVSELPLCLLTPDMQNRRIIDQHLAEAGVQVRPTLESNSMIVLFSHIRTGKWSSIMPLNLAETFGFAEPIRAIPIIKPDARHTVGLVAAPREPHTPLVTALLDEAVTLARDFAKAERALSASTKAG comes from the coding sequence ATGATCGACAAGCTGGAATTCTTCATCGCGCTGGCAAGGGCCCAGCATTTCCGGCGAGCGGCCGACGACCTGGGTATCACGCAGCCGACGCTGTCGGCCGCCATAAAACAGCTGGAGGACCAGCTCGGCGTACTGCTGGTCAAGCGCGGGTCACGCTTTCAGGGCCTCACCCCCGAGGGGGAGCAAGTGCTCGCCTGGGCGCGCCGCATCACCGGCGACGCGCGCACCATGCGCGAGGAAATGCGCGCCGCCCGTCGCGGCCTTGCCGGACGCATCCGCATCGCTGCGATCCCGACCGCGCTGGCCATGATCCCGAAGCTGACCACGCCTTTCCGCGAAAAGCACCCGGGCGTGACCTTCTCGATCCTGTCGCGGACCTCGATCGAAGTCCTGTCGCTGCTCGGCAACTTCGATGCCGATGTCGGCATCACCTACCTCGACAACGAGCCGTTGGGACGCGTCGTCAGCGTGCCGCTCTATTCGGAGCGCTACCAGCTGATCACAGCTGCCGGAAACGAATACTCGGACCACAAGACTGTGACGTGGGCGGAGGTGAGCGAGTTGCCGCTCTGCCTGCTGACGCCGGACATGCAAAACCGCCGCATCATCGACCAGCATCTGGCCGAAGCGGGCGTACAAGTGCGGCCGACGCTCGAGTCCAACTCGATGATCGTGCTCTTCTCGCACATCCGGACCGGGAAATGGTCGTCGATCATGCCGCTCAACCTCGCCGAGACCTTCGGCTTCGCCGAGCCGATCCGCGCCATCCCGATCATCAAGCCCGATGCGAGGCACACGGTGGGTCTCGTCGCTGCGCCCCGCGAGCCGCACACACCGCTGGTCACGGCGTTGCTGGACGAGGCCGTCACGCTGGCGCGAGATTTCGCAAAGGCTGAGCGGGCACTCAGTGCATCAACGAAGGCAGGATGA
- a CDS encoding VOC family protein, with amino-acid sequence MKFVVYLSFDGNCREAFRFYADVFGGTIVNMVTHGETEVRAHVPEDWHDRIINAHLVAGEAELMGADSPPGSGQPSGFSVSIQLEDAAQGERIFNRFAEGGSVLMPFEKTFWAERFGMVTDRFDTPWMINCGMAR; translated from the coding sequence TTGAAGTTCGTCGTCTATCTCTCGTTCGACGGCAATTGCCGCGAAGCTTTCCGGTTCTATGCCGACGTGTTCGGCGGGACCATCGTCAACATGGTGACGCATGGCGAGACGGAAGTCCGCGCCCATGTGCCGGAGGACTGGCACGACCGTATCATCAATGCCCACCTTGTTGCCGGCGAAGCCGAACTGATGGGCGCCGATTCGCCGCCCGGTTCCGGCCAGCCGTCCGGCTTCTCCGTATCGATCCAGCTTGAGGACGCCGCTCAGGGCGAGCGCATCTTCAACCGGTTCGCCGAGGGCGGTTCGGTCCTCATGCCGTTCGAGAAGACCTTCTGGGCCGAACGCTTCGGCATGGTCACGGACCGCTTCGACACACCCTGGATGATCAATTGCGGCATGGCTCGCTGA
- a CDS encoding NADPH-dependent FMN reductase, whose protein sequence is MTLKLHTIICSTRPGRVGPKVAEWFNGVASAHGKFAPELVDLADFNLPAFDEPKHPAMQQYEHEHTKRWAASVASADAFAFVMPEYDFFPPATLVNAVQFVAREWHYKPAVIVSYGGISGGLRAAQAAKLLFTGVKMMPIPEGVPVPMVGQHVGEDGVFRPTDVIVGGARLALDELHKWTVALKPARAA, encoded by the coding sequence ATGACGTTGAAACTTCATACAATCATCTGCAGCACGCGTCCGGGACGGGTTGGTCCCAAAGTTGCCGAGTGGTTCAACGGCGTCGCCTCCGCTCACGGCAAGTTCGCGCCGGAACTCGTCGATCTTGCCGATTTCAATCTCCCGGCTTTCGACGAGCCGAAGCATCCTGCGATGCAACAATATGAGCACGAGCACACGAAGCGATGGGCCGCCAGCGTGGCCTCGGCGGACGCTTTCGCCTTCGTCATGCCCGAGTATGACTTTTTCCCGCCGGCAACCCTGGTGAACGCCGTGCAGTTCGTTGCGCGGGAGTGGCACTACAAACCCGCCGTCATCGTCAGCTACGGCGGCATTTCGGGCGGCCTGCGTGCGGCTCAGGCCGCAAAGCTCCTCTTTACCGGCGTGAAGATGATGCCGATTCCGGAGGGCGTCCCGGTTCCGATGGTGGGCCAGCACGTCGGAGAGGATGGCGTCTTCCGTCCCACCGACGTGATCGTCGGCGGCGCCCGGCTGGCGCTCGACGAGTTGCACAAATGGACTGTCGCCCTGAAGCCGGCGCGCGCCGCCTGA
- a CDS encoding formate dehydrogenase beta subunit, translating into MTVAIYIPDDSGALALGADKVAKAIASEIAARGLDARIVRNGSRGMFWLEPMVEVATEAGRIAYGPVSARDVPGLFDAGLTSGAEHPKRLGKVEEIPFFAKQTRLTFARVGITDPLSLDDYRAHGGLRGLANAAAMPPADIVAQVTESGLRGRGGAGFPTGIKWKTVLDQRDARKYIVCNADEGDSATFSDRMIMEGDPFVLIEGMAIAGIATGATKGYVYIRSEYPHAIDKMRKAVEIARTAGVLGVNVLGSPNAFDIEIRVGAGAYVCGEETSLLNSLEGKRGVVRAKPPLPAIQGLFGKPTVINNVISLASVPIIMDRGAQFYKDFGMGRSRGTIPIQIAGNVKHGGLFEAAFGMTLGELVDDIGGGTATGRPVKAVQVGGPLGAYFPRALFDTAFDYEAFAAKDGLIGHAGITVFDDTADMLKQARFAMEFCAIESCGKCTPCRIGSMRGVEVLDRIAQGIEPAKNVELVTDLCNTMKFGSLCALGGFTPYPVMSALTHFGEDFGPHPVKEAAE; encoded by the coding sequence ATGACGGTCGCAATCTACATTCCCGACGATTCAGGAGCGCTGGCGCTCGGCGCCGACAAGGTTGCGAAGGCCATCGCAAGCGAGATCGCGGCGCGCGGGCTCGACGCCCGGATCGTGCGCAACGGCTCGCGCGGCATGTTCTGGCTGGAGCCGATGGTGGAAGTGGCCACCGAGGCCGGCCGCATCGCCTACGGACCGGTGAGCGCGAGGGACGTGCCGGGCCTTTTCGACGCCGGCCTGACCTCAGGAGCAGAGCATCCGAAGCGGCTCGGCAAGGTAGAGGAGATTCCCTTCTTCGCTAAGCAGACACGCCTCACCTTCGCTCGCGTCGGCATCACCGATCCGCTGTCGCTGGACGACTATCGGGCGCATGGCGGGTTGCGCGGTCTGGCGAATGCGGCCGCCATGCCCCCCGCCGACATCGTCGCGCAGGTGACGGAATCCGGGCTGCGGGGGCGCGGCGGCGCGGGTTTCCCGACCGGCATCAAGTGGAAGACCGTGCTCGATCAGAGAGACGCACGCAAATACATCGTCTGCAATGCCGACGAAGGCGACAGCGCGACTTTCTCCGACCGCATGATCATGGAAGGCGACCCCTTCGTCCTGATCGAAGGCATGGCGATCGCCGGCATCGCGACGGGCGCGACCAAAGGCTACGTCTACATCCGCTCCGAATATCCGCACGCGATCGACAAGATGCGCAAGGCGGTGGAGATCGCGCGCACGGCCGGCGTGCTGGGCGTCAACGTGCTGGGTTCGCCCAACGCCTTCGACATCGAGATCCGCGTCGGCGCAGGCGCCTATGTCTGCGGCGAGGAGACCTCGCTGCTGAACTCGCTGGAAGGCAAGCGCGGCGTGGTGCGCGCCAAGCCGCCGCTGCCGGCGATCCAGGGCCTGTTCGGCAAGCCGACGGTCATCAACAACGTCATCTCGCTCGCCTCGGTACCGATCATCATGGATCGCGGCGCGCAGTTCTACAAAGACTTCGGCATGGGACGCTCGCGCGGCACCATTCCCATCCAGATCGCCGGCAACGTGAAGCATGGCGGCCTGTTCGAGGCGGCGTTCGGCATGACGCTCGGCGAACTGGTGGACGACATCGGCGGCGGCACCGCGACGGGCCGGCCGGTGAAGGCAGTGCAGGTCGGCGGGCCGCTCGGGGCATACTTCCCGCGCGCGCTGTTCGACACCGCCTTCGACTACGAGGCCTTCGCCGCCAAGGACGGGCTGATCGGCCATGCCGGCATCACCGTGTTCGACGACACGGCCGACATGCTGAAGCAGGCGCGCTTCGCCATGGAATTCTGCGCCATCGAGAGCTGCGGCAAGTGCACGCCCTGCCGCATCGGCTCGATGCGCGGGGTGGAGGTGCTCGACCGCATCGCGCAGGGCATCGAACCGGCGAAGAACGTCGAACTGGTCACCGACCTCTGCAACACGATGAAGTTCGGATCGCTGTGCGCGCTGGGCGGCTTCACGCCCTACCCGGTGATGAGCGCGCTGACGCATTTCGGCGAGGATTTCGGGCCGCATCCCGTGAAGGAGGCGGCGGAGTGA
- a CDS encoding sugar phosphate isomerase/epimerase family protein: MKIGFCMFLWTTSVGRKHEALLKDLKATGYDGVEIPIFEGQPDDYRRLGDMLDRIGLERTAVSAMGDPAMNLISPDAAARRNGIAYMKWALDCSEALGARFLSGPLHSTLGRFSGQGPTAAEKKRSVVSQRAIGDHAAKRGVTVGLEALNRFECYLVNTMADLSAHIDEIGHPNIKAMYDTFHANIEEADPIKAYTKHVANIVHIHISENDRGVPGRGNIPWDETFNTIRKSGYDGWLTIEAFGRGLKDLAAATKVWRDFAESPEAVYREGYRHIRDGWRKAVPG; the protein is encoded by the coding sequence ATGAAAATCGGGTTCTGCATGTTCCTGTGGACGACCAGCGTCGGCAGGAAGCACGAGGCGTTGCTTAAGGATCTCAAGGCGACGGGCTACGACGGCGTCGAGATTCCGATTTTCGAAGGTCAGCCCGATGACTACAGGCGGCTCGGCGACATGCTGGACCGGATCGGCCTGGAGCGCACGGCCGTTTCGGCCATGGGCGACCCGGCGATGAACCTCATCTCCCCCGACGCCGCGGCGCGCCGCAACGGCATCGCCTACATGAAATGGGCCCTCGACTGCTCGGAGGCGCTTGGCGCGAGGTTCCTGTCAGGACCGCTGCACTCCACGCTCGGACGGTTTTCGGGGCAGGGGCCCACCGCCGCGGAGAAGAAGCGCTCCGTCGTATCGCAACGAGCCATCGGTGACCATGCCGCAAAGCGCGGCGTGACGGTGGGGCTGGAGGCGCTCAATCGCTTCGAGTGCTATCTGGTCAACACGATGGCCGACCTCTCGGCGCACATCGACGAGATCGGCCATCCGAACATCAAGGCGATGTACGACACCTTCCACGCCAACATCGAGGAGGCCGATCCGATCAAGGCCTATACGAAGCATGTCGCGAACATCGTCCACATCCACATCTCGGAGAACGACCGCGGCGTTCCAGGTCGCGGCAACATTCCCTGGGACGAGACGTTCAATACAATCCGCAAGAGCGGCTACGACGGGTGGCTGACCATTGAGGCCTTTGGCCGCGGCCTCAAGGACCTCGCCGCCGCGACCAAGGTCTGGCGAGACTTCGCCGAGAGCCCGGAAGCCGTGTATCGCGAGGGATACAGGCACATCAGGGACGGATGGAGGAAGGCTGTCCCAGGGTAA
- a CDS encoding YciI family protein, with amino-acid sequence MRFMMLMIPKGYESAPPGVDLDPEAVARMMKYNEELQKAGILLALDGLHPPSSGARVSFKGGVPIVTDGPFTESKEVLGGYWMIEVNSREEAIAWAKRCPAGDNEVIEIRQVQEMSDYSEPVQDIVKQYPDMPMKSSQA; translated from the coding sequence GTGCGTTTCATGATGCTGATGATTCCGAAGGGCTACGAATCTGCCCCTCCGGGCGTCGACCTCGATCCCGAGGCGGTCGCGCGAATGATGAAGTACAACGAGGAACTGCAGAAGGCCGGCATCCTGCTGGCGCTTGATGGGCTGCATCCGCCGTCGAGCGGAGCGCGCGTCTCCTTCAAGGGAGGCGTCCCGATCGTGACCGACGGCCCCTTCACCGAGTCCAAGGAGGTGCTTGGCGGCTACTGGATGATCGAGGTGAACTCGCGCGAGGAAGCCATTGCGTGGGCGAAGCGCTGCCCGGCCGGCGACAACGAGGTCATCGAGATCAGGCAGGTGCAGGAGATGTCCGACTATTCGGAACCCGTCCAGGATATCGTCAAGCAGTATCCCGACATGCCGATGAAGTCGTCACAGGCATAG
- a CDS encoding formate dehydrogenase subunit delta, translating into MSHDETHAAAGVAKIVRMANQIGIFFESKPHDEGVAGVAEHINKFWEPRMRRHFFEVIDTGGAGLRPLVLEAAAKVRRPSQPMSLAEVAHVDDAPSG; encoded by the coding sequence ATGTCGCATGACGAAACCCACGCCGCGGCGGGCGTCGCAAAGATCGTTCGCATGGCCAATCAGATCGGCATCTTCTTCGAGTCCAAGCCGCACGACGAGGGCGTGGCCGGTGTGGCCGAGCATATCAACAAGTTCTGGGAGCCGCGCATGCGTCGGCACTTCTTCGAGGTGATCGACACAGGCGGAGCCGGACTGCGGCCGCTCGTGCTGGAGGCGGCCGCGAAGGTGAGGCGGCCAAGCCAGCCGATGAGCCTGGCCGAGGTCGCGCACGTGGACGACGCACCGAGCGGCTAA
- a CDS encoding formate dehydrogenase subunit gamma: MAMQLASTEIEARTAGVVAELKDLEGPLLPILHQIQDEFGFVPEESLPVIAEALNLSRAEVYGVATFYHDFRRHPAGRHVLKLCQAEACQSMGSDAVAAKVKQALGIGFHETTNDGAVTLEPVYCLGLCACSPSAMLDGEVIGRVDDAKIDEIVEAVRS, translated from the coding sequence ATGGCGATGCAGCTCGCAAGTACCGAAATCGAAGCGCGGACGGCCGGCGTTGTCGCCGAACTGAAGGACCTTGAGGGTCCCCTGCTGCCCATCCTGCACCAGATCCAGGACGAGTTCGGCTTCGTGCCGGAAGAATCCCTTCCCGTGATTGCCGAGGCGCTGAACCTCTCGCGGGCGGAAGTCTACGGCGTGGCGACGTTCTACCATGATTTCCGCCGCCACCCGGCCGGCCGGCACGTGCTGAAGCTCTGCCAAGCGGAAGCCTGCCAGTCGATGGGCTCCGATGCCGTGGCCGCCAAGGTGAAGCAGGCGCTCGGGATCGGCTTCCACGAAACCACCAACGACGGTGCGGTGACGCTGGAGCCGGTCTATTGCCTGGGCCTCTGCGCGTGCTCGCCGTCGGCCATGCTCGACGGTGAGGTGATAGGCCGCGTCGATGACGCAAAGATCGACGAGATCGTCGAGGCGGTGCGCTCATGA
- the fdhF gene encoding formate dehydrogenase subunit alpha, whose translation MGLIQEIDYGTPESRSEKQVTLTVDGRTVTVPEGTSIMRASMEAGVEIPKLCATDMIDAFGSCRVCLVEIEGRGGTPASCTTPVGEGMVVHTRSDRLDTIRRGVMELYVSDHPTAWGEKAGTGASEFDEVVAAVGLTENRYGTDGRNHVAPGGGSLTIDYMVRDESNPYFTYDPAQCIVCSRCVRACEEVQGTFALTIEGRGFESRMSAGMSEAFVESECVSCGACVQACPTDALREKSVLEKGMPERSVVTTCAYCGVGCSFKAEVKGDEVIRMMPYKDGKANHGHSCVKGRFAYGYGTHKDRILNPMIREKISDPWREVSWEEALAHTAKEFKRIQYQYGRGSVGGITSSRCTNEETYLVQKLVRQGFLNNNVDTCARVCHSPTGYGLGQTYGTSAGTQDFDSIERTDVILIIGANPTDAHPVFGSRMKKRIREGARLIVVDPRRTDSVRSAHVEADFHLPLRPGTNVAMLTALAHVIVTEGLFNEAFIRDRCDWAEFQDWASFVSMPENSPETVGAYAGVNPDDIRGAARLYAKGGNGAIYYGLGVTEHSQGSTAVMAIANLAMATGNIGRPGVGVNPLRGQNNVQGSCDMGSFPHELPGYRHISGDATREIYESLWGVKLDNEPGLRIPNMLDAAVEGTFKGIYIQGEDILQSDPDTRHVSAGLAAMECVVVHDLFLNETANYAHVFLPGSTFLEKDGTFTNAERRINRVRKVLEPKARYADWEATQKLAQAIGLDWNYQHPSEIMDEIAATTPSFAGVSFAKLDDLGSVQWPCNEKAPEGTPVMHIGGFVRGKGKFIRTEYVATDERSGPRFPLLLTTGRILSQYNVGAQTRRTENVVWHEEDRLEIHPHDAENRGIRDGDWVRIQSRAGETTLRALITDRVAAGVVYTTFHHPTTQANVVTTDYSDWATNCPEYKVTAVQVSPSNGPSDWQMDYEELSRRSRRIKGQLEAAE comes from the coding sequence ATGGGTCTCATCCAGGAAATCGACTACGGAACGCCTGAATCCAGATCCGAGAAGCAGGTGACGCTGACGGTCGACGGCCGCACCGTCACCGTCCCGGAAGGCACATCGATCATGCGCGCCTCGATGGAGGCAGGGGTCGAGATCCCAAAACTCTGCGCAACCGACATGATCGACGCGTTCGGCTCGTGCCGGGTGTGCCTTGTCGAGATCGAGGGACGCGGCGGCACGCCGGCCTCCTGCACGACACCGGTCGGCGAGGGCATGGTCGTGCACACCCGGAGCGACCGGCTGGACACGATCCGGCGCGGCGTCATGGAGCTCTACGTTTCCGACCATCCGACCGCCTGGGGCGAAAAGGCAGGCACCGGCGCCAGCGAATTTGACGAGGTGGTGGCGGCTGTCGGCCTGACCGAGAACCGCTACGGCACGGACGGCCGCAACCACGTGGCGCCCGGCGGCGGGTCGCTCACCATCGACTATATGGTGCGCGACGAGTCCAACCCGTATTTCACCTACGATCCGGCCCAGTGCATCGTCTGCTCGCGCTGCGTGCGCGCCTGCGAGGAGGTGCAGGGAACCTTCGCGCTGACGATCGAGGGGCGCGGCTTCGAGAGCCGCATGTCGGCCGGAATGAGCGAAGCCTTCGTGGAATCCGAATGCGTGTCCTGCGGCGCGTGCGTGCAGGCGTGCCCGACGGATGCCCTGCGCGAGAAGTCCGTGCTGGAGAAGGGCATGCCGGAACGCTCGGTCGTCACCACATGCGCCTATTGCGGCGTCGGCTGCTCGTTCAAGGCCGAGGTGAAGGGCGACGAGGTCATCCGCATGATGCCCTACAAGGATGGCAAGGCCAATCACGGCCACTCCTGCGTCAAGGGCCGCTTCGCCTACGGCTACGGGACGCACAAAGACCGCATCCTCAACCCGATGATCCGCGAGAAGATCTCGGATCCGTGGCGCGAAGTGAGCTGGGAAGAAGCGCTTGCCCACACCGCCAAGGAGTTCAAGCGGATCCAGTACCAGTACGGCCGCGGCTCGGTCGGCGGCATCACCTCCTCGCGCTGCACCAACGAGGAGACCTATCTCGTCCAGAAGCTGGTCCGCCAGGGCTTTCTGAACAACAACGTCGACACCTGCGCCCGCGTCTGCCACTCGCCGACCGGCTACGGGCTCGGCCAGACCTACGGCACATCGGCCGGCACGCAGGACTTCGACTCGATCGAGCGTACCGACGTCATCCTGATTATCGGGGCGAACCCGACCGATGCGCACCCGGTGTTCGGCTCGCGCATGAAGAAGCGCATCCGCGAGGGTGCGCGGCTGATCGTGGTCGACCCGCGGCGCACCGACAGCGTGCGCTCGGCGCATGTCGAGGCCGACTTCCACCTGCCGCTCAGGCCCGGCACCAATGTGGCGATGCTGACGGCGCTCGCCCACGTCATCGTGACGGAAGGCCTGTTTAACGAAGCGTTCATCCGCGACCGCTGCGACTGGGCGGAGTTCCAGGACTGGGCGTCGTTCGTCTCGATGCCCGAGAACAGCCCGGAAACGGTCGGCGCCTATGCGGGCGTAAATCCCGACGACATTCGCGGCGCGGCGCGCCTCTACGCGAAGGGCGGCAACGGGGCCATCTACTACGGCCTCGGCGTGACCGAGCACAGCCAGGGATCGACCGCAGTCATGGCGATCGCCAACCTCGCAATGGCGACCGGCAACATCGGCAGGCCGGGCGTCGGCGTGAACCCGCTGCGCGGCCAGAACAACGTGCAGGGCTCCTGCGACATGGGCTCCTTCCCGCACGAGCTTCCCGGCTACCGGCATATCTCGGGAGACGCAACGCGCGAGATCTACGAGAGCCTGTGGGGCGTGAAGCTCGACAACGAGCCGGGCCTGCGCATCCCCAACATGCTTGACGCCGCCGTGGAGGGCACCTTCAAGGGCATCTACATCCAGGGCGAGGACATCCTCCAGTCCGATCCGGACACCAGGCACGTCTCCGCCGGCCTTGCGGCGATGGAGTGCGTCGTCGTGCACGACCTCTTCCTCAACGAGACGGCCAACTACGCCCACGTCTTCCTGCCGGGCTCGACCTTCCTCGAAAAGGACGGCACCTTCACCAACGCCGAGCGGCGCATCAATCGCGTGCGCAAGGTGCTGGAGCCGAAGGCGCGCTATGCCGACTGGGAAGCCACTCAGAAACTCGCCCAGGCGATCGGCCTCGACTGGAACTACCAGCACCCGTCCGAGATCATGGACGAGATCGCCGCGACGACGCCGAGCTTTGCCGGCGTGAGCTTCGCCAAGCTGGACGATCTCGGCTCCGTGCAGTGGCCGTGCAACGAGAAGGCGCCCGAGGGCACGCCCGTCATGCACATCGGGGGCTTCGTGCGCGGCAAGGGCAAGTTCATCCGCACCGAGTACGTGGCGACCGACGAGAGGTCGGGGCCCCGCTTCCCGCTGCTGCTCACCACCGGCCGCATCCTCAGCCAGTACAACGTGGGCGCCCAGACGCGCCGCACGGAGAACGTGGTCTGGCATGAAGAGGACCGGCTGGAGATCCACCCGCATGATGCGGAAAACCGCGGTATCCGCGACGGCGACTGGGTGCGCATCCAGAGCCGCGCGGGCGAGACGACCCTGCGCGCCCTGATCACCGACCGCGTGGCTGCGGGCGTCGTCTACACGACGTTCCACCACCCGACCACGCAGGCCAACGTGGTCACCACCGACTATTCGGACTGGGCGACCAACTGCCCCGAATACAAGGTGACGGCCGTGCAGGTCAGCCCGTCCAATGGTCCCAGCGACTGGCAGATGGACTACGAGGAGCTGTCGCGCCGCAGCCGGAGGATAAAGGGGCAGCTCGAGGCGGCGGAGTAG